Proteins from a single region of Nitrososphaerales archaeon:
- a CDS encoding DUF4382 domain-containing protein: protein MPSRNRTLSYVAVAVVVAAVIVGAALAYNPFGMNTSGAGNASTQALPSGQVSSTSAQGGTGTLNIYLTDAPPGSNTLRYLLVNVSSVELRYQGSLATTTSSTTSTSSSSSTSSSSTSTSNTSSSSSTTTSTTTTTSQSSTQPQNTFIFKVPSNVGTNVNLTKLQGQSILLGATKMPAGNITSVILSITGAKAFYTDGTSEQLKVVADGKLMIPIHFGVQTNGSTDLTFDITPSLVHISQGGVLTPVIHTTAVERGSGNNSTTHTTDVTETTTGTASATTSTTTTTKSTTP, encoded by the coding sequence ATGCCCTCAAGAAACAGAACACTGAGTTACGTAGCCGTCGCTGTAGTAGTCGCAGCCGTCATAGTCGGGGCGGCGCTCGCATACAACCCATTCGGGATGAACACTTCGGGCGCAGGAAACGCCTCGACCCAGGCACTGCCCTCTGGCCAGGTCTCCTCAACTTCAGCCCAAGGCGGGACTGGGACCCTCAACATCTACCTGACAGACGCGCCGCCTGGTAGTAATACGCTGAGATACCTCCTGGTGAACGTTTCGAGCGTAGAACTGAGGTACCAAGGTAGCCTAGCGACCACAACGTCTTCCACAACCTCAACTTCCTCATCGAGTTCGACCAGTTCTTCGAGCACGTCTACGAGTAACACTTCTTCGTCATCGTCGACCACTACTTCAACCACGACGACAACGTCGCAGAGTTCAACTCAGCCGCAGAACACCTTCATCTTCAAGGTCCCCTCCAACGTCGGGACCAACGTCAACCTGACGAAGCTACAGGGGCAATCGATTCTTCTCGGGGCCACAAAGATGCCTGCGGGTAACATAACTTCAGTCATCCTCAGTATTACGGGCGCAAAGGCATTCTACACAGACGGTACATCCGAACAGCTCAAGGTCGTGGCCGATGGAAAGCTGATGATCCCGATTCATTTCGGGGTTCAGACCAATGGCTCCACAGACCTTACCTTCGACATTACGCCCAGCCTCGTCCACATAAGCCAGGGCGGCGTCCTGACCCCGGTAATCCACACGACAGCCGTGGAGAGGGGTTCAGGCAACAACAGCACTACTCACACCACTGATGTGACCGAAACGACGACTGGCACCGCAAGCGCGACAACTTCAACAACTACAACGACCAAGTCCACCACCCCGTAG
- a CDS encoding DUF367 family protein, with amino-acid sequence MNLFAIEMGQDDPTKCTARKMIHMEMVKGVSRKFHASDSTIVLNPYAHRVLSPPDSSAKGILVVDCSWNLAQEVFFKRLGGKHRRLPILLAGNPINYARPGVLSSLEALAAALYILGEVEEAERYLSIYKWGPTFETLNKEPLEDYRKSRTEGKVLQREREYFPQLFER; translated from the coding sequence ATGAACCTCTTCGCAATCGAGATGGGCCAGGACGACCCAACGAAGTGCACGGCGCGGAAGATGATTCACATGGAGATGGTCAAGGGCGTCAGTCGAAAGTTCCACGCCTCCGACAGCACAATAGTGCTCAACCCGTACGCGCACAGGGTCCTCTCGCCTCCCGACAGCAGCGCAAAGGGAATCTTGGTCGTGGACTGCTCCTGGAACTTGGCACAGGAGGTCTTCTTCAAGAGGCTGGGCGGTAAGCACAGGAGGCTGCCCATCCTGCTGGCCGGAAACCCGATAAACTACGCGAGGCCAGGAGTGCTCAGCTCCCTCGAGGCGTTGGCCGCGGCGTTGTACATCCTAGGCGAGGTGGAGGAGGCGGAGCGCTACCTGTCAATCTATAAGTGGGGCCCGACCTTCGAGACACTGAACAAGGAGCCGCTCGAGGACTACAGGAAGTCGAGGACTGAGGGCAAGGTCCTTCAGCGCGAGCGGGAGTACTTTCCGCAGCTCTTCGAGCGCTGA
- a CDS encoding VOC family protein — protein sequence MFTDIGSVPVLVNDAKKAAKWYEEKLGFEVSVQGHWVTAKPKGSKITIHLCEKCADWEDDRPGGNTGIYLASDDKNRTYKELKAKGVQFKVELTDAPWAPGKYAILKDLDGNEFWM from the coding sequence ATGTTCACTGATATCGGCTCTGTTCCGGTCCTCGTCAACGACGCGAAGAAGGCGGCGAAGTGGTACGAGGAGAAGCTCGGTTTCGAGGTCAGCGTGCAGGGTCACTGGGTCACGGCCAAGCCCAAGGGTTCCAAGATTACGATCCATCTCTGCGAAAAGTGCGCTGATTGGGAGGACGACCGACCGGGCGGAAATACAGGCATCTACCTCGCATCAGACGACAAGAACAGGACCTACAAGGAGCTGAAGGCCAAGGGCGTCCAGTTCAAGGTGGAGCTGACGGACGCGCCGTGGGCCCCCGGGAAGTACGCGATACTGAAAGACCTAGACGGGAACGAGTTCTGGATGTAG